From the Thermomicrobiales bacterium genome, one window contains:
- a CDS encoding LPXTG cell wall anchor domain-containing protein: MRRLGLLVGSALLALAIVFPVAAADGDQLEVPFTEQNDSGITGTATFVEQAGKTTVTVDLIGSATDVEQPSHIHVGTCDNLDPLPTYPLNNIVDGHSETVVDVTIATLLASPFAVNVHKSAEEIDTYVACAEIVASTSGQVMPNTGGGQNSDTLPIAAIAGLVLIALGGGLFVVRQRMA, from the coding sequence GTGAGACGCCTTGGACTGCTAGTGGGATCCGCCCTGCTTGCCCTCGCTATCGTGTTCCCCGTCGCCGCTGCTGATGGTGATCAGCTGGAAGTTCCGTTTACCGAGCAGAACGACTCGGGCATCACCGGCACCGCGACGTTCGTCGAGCAAGCCGGGAAGACAACCGTCACCGTCGATCTGATCGGCTCCGCGACGGACGTGGAACAGCCCTCCCACATTCACGTCGGCACATGCGACAACCTCGATCCCTTGCCTACCTACCCGCTCAACAACATCGTTGACGGTCACTCAGAGACAGTCGTCGACGTGACGATCGCGACGCTGCTTGCCTCGCCGTTCGCCGTGAACGTGCACAAGTCGGCCGAGGAAATCGACACCTACGTTGCCTGCGCTGAAATCGTCGCCAGCACCAGCGGACAGGTGATGCCTAACACTGGCGGTGGCCAGAACAGCGACACGCTGCCAATTGCCGCGATCGCCGGCCTCGTGCTGATCGCGCTCGGTGGCGGACTGTTCGTCGTTCGCCAGCGCATGGCCTGA
- a CDS encoding cupredoxin domain-containing protein translates to MAFVAACGGGSDDKTSDAPTAVPTVAAAASPTEAPTATQAAATVEPTMEHATMSEYPVEQATSATSAATVTAPTTTAAPDSKQVEVQILDFKFEPAVLEVEAGTTVTFINKGVDHTATAKDDPSIFDSGILHTGDSFSVTFDTPGMIDYWCLLHPNMLGMIMVR, encoded by the coding sequence ATGGCGTTCGTCGCCGCCTGTGGTGGCGGCTCAGACGACAAGACGAGTGATGCGCCGACAGCAGTCCCGACGGTGGCTGCCGCCGCGTCACCAACGGAAGCTCCCACCGCGACGCAAGCTGCTGCGACGGTCGAACCGACGATGGAACATGCAACGATGTCTGAATATCCCGTCGAGCAAGCCACGTCCGCAACCAGCGCGGCGACCGTGACTGCGCCGACAACCACGGCAGCGCCAGACTCCAAACAGGTCGAAGTCCAGATCCTCGACTTTAAATTCGAGCCCGCCGTGCTGGAGGTCGAAGCGGGCACAACCGTGACGTTCATCAACAAGGGCGTCGACCACACTGCCACTGCCAAAGACGATCCCTCTATCTTCGATTCCGGCATCCTGCACACCGGAGACTCGTTTAGCGTCACCTTTGACACGCCCGGCATGATCGACTACTGGTGCCTGTTGCATCCGAACATGCTCGGCATGATCATGGTGCGTTAG
- a CDS encoding sortase: MSQPRAAAIIRIVAVLLIGAGVILLTAALRSTTHETAEIARERARFEAIGAFQPPATAVSGESRPSPTTTPTASSPAPTGADLVISAQIGPEQGDLSASDPTTPVRTPTPPVDMPPPTHITIAAVGIDTDIVEVEPKTDSVDGQLVETWSVADWAAGHHVGSADPGENGNIVLAGHDDVRGEVFRGLHDIELGAEVLLTTPDGVYRYVVEEIHVRLERGAPLSERLATGVFIAPMPEERLTLITCWPYGVDDHRIIVVAKPAD; this comes from the coding sequence ATGTCGCAACCGCGAGCCGCAGCCATCATCAGAATCGTCGCCGTCCTGCTCATTGGCGCGGGCGTCATCTTGCTCACCGCCGCGCTGCGATCCACCACACACGAAACCGCCGAGATCGCCCGTGAACGCGCCCGATTCGAAGCAATCGGCGCGTTCCAACCCCCGGCGACTGCGGTCAGTGGCGAGTCCCGACCGAGCCCGACGACAACGCCGACCGCCAGCAGCCCTGCACCAACAGGTGCCGACCTCGTCATCTCTGCGCAGATTGGACCGGAGCAAGGAGATCTGTCGGCGTCAGACCCAACAACTCCGGTGCGCACACCCACTCCCCCGGTTGATATGCCCCCGCCAACGCACATCACGATCGCGGCGGTCGGCATCGATACTGATATCGTCGAGGTTGAACCGAAGACCGACAGTGTTGATGGCCAGCTTGTGGAAACCTGGAGCGTCGCGGACTGGGCCGCGGGCCACCACGTCGGTAGCGCTGACCCGGGCGAGAACGGCAATATCGTCCTCGCCGGTCACGACGATGTCCGTGGCGAAGTCTTTCGGGGCCTGCATGACATCGAGCTGGGCGCGGAAGTCCTGCTCACAACACCCGATGGCGTGTATCGCTACGTCGTTGAAGAGATTCATGTTCGCCTTGAGCGCGGCGCGCCACTCTCCGAGCGTCTGGCCACCGGCGTGTTCATCGCACCGATGCCTGAGGAGCGATTGACGCTCATCACCTGCTGGCCATACGGCGTTGACGACCATCGCATCATCGTCGTCGCGAAACCGGCCGACTGA
- a CDS encoding M20 family metallopeptidase → MAVDTQTDLAALRERVRAAITGEKDHVVEVAETIRVNPELGYEERMASQLLTDHLKEAGFEVEKPYKGIETAFRATRKGKGDGPTIAVLAEYDALAGIGHGCGHNLIGGSGLAAALGLGAVIDEVDGTVVIMGTPAEEGGGGKIKLAEAGAFDDVDAAVMIHHAGDRSGAATEWPQGTCLAVQSLKMEFFGKPAHAAADPYNGVNALNALIKVFTGIDALRQHIRMEARIHGIITHGGDAANVVPNHSAGEFLVRADTRDYVDELVEKVKNIAQGAALMTGCEVQIAEGEMHYDMRPSYVIGRVYQDNMAEVGIDLSKGREGRGMHSTDFGNVSYLIPSVTGSFAISHTPIPGHSQQVVDASGSEFGYEQYVKVSTAMALTVLDLLTNPELLQEAKDAHARWSELYER, encoded by the coding sequence ATGGCAGTCGATACACAGACGGACCTGGCAGCGTTGCGCGAGCGCGTTCGGGCAGCGATCACGGGGGAGAAGGATCACGTTGTCGAGGTCGCCGAGACGATCCGGGTGAACCCTGAACTCGGTTACGAAGAACGCATGGCCTCACAGCTCCTGACCGACCACCTCAAGGAGGCTGGCTTCGAGGTCGAGAAGCCCTACAAGGGCATCGAGACTGCTTTCCGCGCGACCCGCAAGGGCAAGGGCGACGGGCCGACAATTGCCGTGCTCGCCGAATACGATGCGCTGGCCGGCATCGGGCATGGCTGCGGCCACAACCTGATCGGCGGCTCCGGCCTCGCTGCGGCGCTCGGACTCGGCGCGGTGATCGACGAAGTCGATGGCACCGTCGTCATCATGGGGACACCGGCTGAAGAGGGCGGCGGCGGCAAGATCAAGCTCGCCGAAGCGGGTGCGTTCGATGATGTCGATGCCGCCGTGATGATCCACCACGCCGGCGACCGCTCCGGCGCGGCGACCGAGTGGCCACAGGGCACCTGCCTCGCCGTCCAGAGCCTCAAGATGGAGTTCTTTGGCAAGCCGGCCCACGCCGCCGCCGACCCATACAACGGCGTCAACGCGCTCAATGCGCTGATCAAAGTGTTCACCGGCATCGACGCGCTGCGCCAGCACATCCGCATGGAGGCACGCATTCACGGCATCATCACCCACGGCGGCGATGCAGCCAACGTCGTGCCAAACCACTCCGCCGGCGAGTTCCTCGTCCGCGCCGACACCCGCGACTATGTCGACGAACTGGTCGAGAAGGTCAAGAACATCGCCCAGGGTGCGGCGCTGATGACCGGCTGCGAGGTGCAGATCGCCGAGGGCGAGATGCACTACGACATGCGCCCGAGCTATGTCATCGGTCGCGTCTATCAGGACAACATGGCGGAGGTCGGCATTGACCTGAGCAAGGGTCGCGAAGGCCGCGGGATGCACTCGACGGACTTCGGCAACGTCTCCTACCTCATTCCTTCAGTCACCGGCTCGTTCGCCATTTCGCACACTCCGATCCCCGGACACTCGCAGCAGGTCGTCGACGCCTCCGGGTCCGAGTTCGGCTACGAGCAGTACGTCAAAGTCTCGACAGCGATGGCACTGACCGTCCTGGATCTCCTGACAAATCCGGAACTTCTACAGGAAGCCAAGGATGCTCACGCTCGCTGGTCTGAACTGTACGAGCGATAA
- a CDS encoding M20 family metallopeptidase, with product MANDRADALRERVRIAIENEREHLVEVGETIRLNPELGYQEFIASQTLADQLREAGFEVEKPYKGIETSFRATRKGSGDGPTVAILAEYDALRGIGHGCGHNLIGTSGLAVAIGLGEVIDELSGTITIIGTPAEEGGGGKIKLLEAGAFDDVDAALMVHHMSDQTGSAVNWPDGTSLATNGLTFEFFGKPAHAAGDPYNGVNALNAVIQTFEGIDALRQHLTMDSRIHGIITHGGDAANVVPKYAACTFGIRASFSETAADLAAKVRKIAEGAALMTGCELKVTERESAYADRRPSYVIGRRYEANMVAAGLDISKRPSGRMMASTDLGNVSHKIPAVTGNFAIATTPIPHHSQQVVEASGSEFGYDQMVKVSTAMAWTALDILLDPAISEEAWDEQKHWMERYTD from the coding sequence GTGGCAAACGACAGAGCTGATGCGCTCCGTGAACGCGTGCGGATCGCAATCGAGAATGAACGCGAGCATCTGGTTGAGGTCGGCGAGACCATCCGGCTAAACCCCGAGCTCGGCTATCAGGAGTTCATCGCCTCGCAAACACTTGCTGACCAGTTGCGCGAGGCGGGCTTCGAGGTAGAGAAGCCGTACAAGGGCATCGAGACATCGTTCCGCGCCACCCGCAAGGGATCTGGCGATGGTCCGACCGTCGCGATCCTGGCCGAGTATGACGCACTGCGTGGGATCGGGCACGGCTGTGGCCACAACCTGATCGGCACCTCCGGCCTGGCAGTCGCGATCGGCCTCGGCGAAGTCATCGACGAGCTCTCCGGCACGATCACCATCATCGGCACGCCAGCAGAAGAGGGCGGCGGCGGCAAGATCAAGCTGCTCGAAGCCGGTGCGTTTGATGACGTTGATGCGGCGCTGATGGTGCATCACATGAGCGACCAGACCGGCTCGGCAGTCAACTGGCCAGACGGCACCAGCCTGGCGACGAACGGCCTGACCTTCGAGTTCTTCGGCAAACCAGCCCACGCTGCCGGCGATCCGTACAACGGCGTCAACGCGCTCAACGCCGTCATCCAGACGTTCGAAGGCATCGATGCGTTGCGCCAGCACCTAACGATGGATTCTCGCATCCACGGCATCATCACCCACGGTGGCGATGCCGCGAACGTCGTGCCGAAGTACGCAGCCTGCACGTTCGGCATCCGCGCCTCGTTCAGCGAGACGGCAGCCGACCTGGCAGCGAAGGTGCGCAAGATCGCGGAGGGTGCCGCGCTCATGACCGGCTGTGAGCTGAAGGTCACCGAGCGCGAGTCGGCTTACGCCGATCGTCGCCCGAGCTACGTCATCGGCCGACGCTACGAAGCCAACATGGTGGCAGCCGGGCTGGATATCAGCAAGCGCCCGAGCGGGCGGATGATGGCCTCGACCGATCTCGGCAATGTCTCGCACAAAATCCCGGCGGTGACCGGCAACTTCGCGATTGCGACGACGCCGATCCCGCACCACTCACAGCAAGTCGTCGAAGCGTCCGGCTCCGAGTTCGGCTACGACCAGATGGTCAAGGTCTCGACCGCGATGGCCTGGACAGCGCTGGACATCCTGCTCGATCCCGCCATCAGCGAGGAAGCCTGGGACGAGCAGAAGCACTGGATGGAACGCTACACAGACTGA
- a CDS encoding ClbS/DfsB family four-helix bundle protein, with product MPELSSRADLLSTLQSLSNDIDQLASQVNPELAAQPNTFGDWSFKDVIAHLNSWRLLTAARLEAGVSGKEPELPWPSHLDEDRDIDGLNRWLYESNQDKSLDEIMTDSRATFERSAAAISAMPEDALMQVGHFSWLSGYALGPAVVQGTWEHFHIDHEPEIRAWLKKQGISS from the coding sequence ATGCCCGAGCTATCAAGCCGCGCCGACCTGCTGAGCACCTTGCAATCGCTGAGCAACGATATCGACCAGCTTGCCAGTCAGGTCAACCCGGAGTTGGCGGCGCAACCAAACACCTTCGGCGACTGGTCGTTCAAGGACGTCATCGCGCACCTGAACAGCTGGCGGCTGCTGACGGCTGCGCGACTCGAAGCGGGCGTATCCGGCAAGGAACCGGAGCTGCCCTGGCCGTCGCATCTGGACGAAGATCGCGACATCGACGGCCTCAACCGCTGGCTCTATGAGTCGAATCAGGACAAGTCGCTGGACGAGATCATGACCGACTCACGCGCGACGTTTGAGCGCAGCGCGGCGGCGATCAGTGCAATGCCCGAGGATGCTCTCATGCAGGTTGGGCACTTCAGCTGGCTGTCGGGCTATGCTCTCGGGCCGGCTGTCGTTCAAGGTACCTGGGAACATTTTCACATCGACCACGAACCGGAGATTCGCGCGTGGCTCAAGAAGCAGGGGATATCTTCCTAG
- a CDS encoding MMPL family transporter, with translation MSIARLARASSQRPWFVIILWITAMAAGLVSQAVLPSNLTGQAEFTNNPESVRALRLIEDRMQGVEPVGETVVVTSSSLTVDDPVFQQVVEQTTADLLALTDVVASAVNFIQAEAAGAPEAALLVSADRHSTIIPVTLTGDLKAVEAFGELFTDTVLRQSHDGVEVLTVGDLSVSHDYNRRAQEDLEQAEIFGLPVALLVLILVFGALIAALVPLVVALAAIAVAIGVTAFVGLAMDLTSLILNVITMIGLAVGIDYSLFIIERYREERARGFERHDAIERAGGSATKAVVFSGTTVIIALLGMFLMPLTIFRSVGAGAVIVVAISVAASATLVPALLGLLGDQINWPRRRAFHRQASNNPALHHGVWARISHIVMARPVMSIVLAGGLLIALALPIRDFRTGLVGVENYPEGSILRAYHIVSRDFFAGVIAPIEIVIDAPADDPAVVAGVEQLTASMADDATFGPVQSETNDAGDLTLLTTPLTVDASAVEATDAVRRLRGDLVPAAFGDLADRVLVGGTPAFNDDFNQVVADRTPFVFAFVLGLSFILLTLAFRSVVVPLKAILMNLLSVGATYGILVLVFQKGYGTGLVGFRQTDIITNWLPIFLFCILFGLSMDYHVFLLSRIREHYDQTGDNRQSVAIGLESTGKIITGAALIMVVVFFAFSLGELVELQQLGFGLAVAIFIDATIVRTILVPATMALLGSWNWYMPRWLRWLPDLRVEGDALSAPVTASEHSDVVGGS, from the coding sequence ATGTCGATTGCGCGGTTGGCCCGTGCGAGCTCTCAGCGACCGTGGTTCGTCATCATCCTCTGGATCACCGCAATGGCAGCGGGCCTCGTCTCGCAGGCGGTGCTGCCGAGCAACTTGACCGGTCAGGCTGAATTCACCAACAACCCGGAGTCGGTGCGCGCGCTGCGTCTGATTGAGGATCGGATGCAAGGCGTCGAGCCCGTCGGCGAAACGGTTGTCGTCACCTCGTCCTCACTGACTGTTGACGATCCGGTATTCCAGCAGGTTGTCGAACAGACCACGGCCGACTTACTGGCGTTAACGGACGTTGTCGCATCGGCAGTGAACTTCATCCAGGCCGAGGCTGCTGGAGCGCCGGAGGCCGCGCTGCTGGTCTCGGCAGATCGCCACTCGACAATCATTCCGGTCACGCTTACTGGCGACCTCAAGGCAGTTGAAGCGTTCGGGGAGCTGTTCACCGACACTGTCCTGCGCCAGTCGCACGATGGTGTAGAGGTGCTTACGGTTGGCGACCTCAGTGTCTCACACGACTATAACCGGCGTGCACAAGAAGATCTGGAGCAGGCGGAGATCTTCGGCCTGCCTGTGGCATTGCTGGTGCTGATTCTCGTCTTCGGCGCGTTGATCGCCGCGTTGGTCCCACTTGTCGTTGCGCTGGCAGCCATCGCGGTCGCAATTGGCGTCACGGCATTCGTTGGGCTGGCGATGGACCTCACCTCGCTGATCCTGAACGTCATCACAATGATCGGGCTCGCGGTCGGGATCGACTACTCGCTGTTCATCATTGAGCGCTATCGCGAGGAGCGCGCCCGTGGCTTCGAGCGCCACGATGCGATCGAACGTGCTGGTGGCTCGGCCACGAAGGCGGTTGTCTTCTCCGGCACGACCGTCATCATCGCTCTGCTGGGCATGTTTCTGATGCCGTTGACAATCTTCCGCAGCGTCGGTGCCGGAGCCGTGATCGTTGTCGCGATCTCGGTCGCCGCGTCGGCCACGCTCGTTCCTGCGTTACTGGGGCTACTGGGCGACCAGATCAACTGGCCGCGCCGCCGTGCGTTCCATCGCCAGGCATCAAACAATCCAGCACTGCATCATGGTGTGTGGGCCAGAATCAGCCACATTGTGATGGCCCGCCCGGTCATGAGCATCGTGCTTGCTGGTGGACTGCTGATTGCCCTGGCACTGCCGATCCGCGATTTTCGAACCGGTCTCGTCGGCGTCGAGAATTACCCCGAAGGCTCAATCCTGCGGGCGTATCACATCGTCTCGCGCGATTTCTTCGCCGGAGTGATTGCACCGATCGAGATCGTGATTGATGCGCCAGCCGACGATCCAGCCGTGGTGGCAGGCGTCGAGCAACTGACGGCGAGCATGGCTGATGATGCGACATTTGGTCCCGTGCAGTCGGAAACGAATGATGCAGGCGACCTGACGCTGCTGACGACGCCGCTGACCGTCGATGCGTCCGCAGTAGAGGCGACGGACGCGGTCCGCCGTCTGCGCGGTGATCTTGTACCGGCTGCCTTCGGCGATCTCGCAGACCGCGTGCTTGTCGGTGGTACACCGGCCTTCAATGACGACTTCAATCAGGTCGTCGCCGATCGCACGCCTTTCGTCTTCGCGTTTGTCCTCGGCCTGAGCTTCATTCTGCTGACGCTGGCGTTCCGCTCAGTAGTCGTGCCGCTGAAGGCCATCCTGATGAACCTGCTGTCAGTCGGCGCGACCTACGGCATCCTCGTGCTCGTGTTCCAGAAGGGCTACGGCACCGGACTGGTTGGCTTTCGGCAAACGGACATCATTACTAACTGGCTGCCGATCTTTCTGTTCTGCATCCTCTTCGGCCTCTCGATGGACTACCATGTCTTCCTGCTGAGCCGGATTCGCGAGCATTACGATCAGACTGGTGACAACCGCCAATCGGTCGCAATCGGGTTGGAATCGACCGGCAAGATCATCACCGGCGCGGCGTTGATTATGGTGGTGGTTTTCTTCGCCTTCTCCCTGGGCGAGCTTGTCGAACTGCAACAGCTCGGCTTTGGGCTGGCGGTTGCGATTTTCATCGATGCGACGATCGTGCGAACGATCCTCGTGCCGGCGACGATGGCGCTGCTCGGCTCGTGGAACTGGTACATGCCGCGTTGGCTGCGCTGGCTGCCGGACCTGCGGGTGGAAGGTGATGCTTTGAGTGCTCCAGTGACTGCGTCGGAGCACTCAGACGTGGTCGGCGGAAGCTAG
- a CDS encoding TIGR04053 family radical SAM/SPASM domain-containing protein — MSGAAVLPQRPVLAESNFNRQPFVLAWELTRACNLACVHCRAEAQLRRDPRELRTEEALRVIDDIARFDVPPVLILTGGDPMRRPDLNDLIRHATASGVRCTLTPAGTALTSERKLAEAQEAGLSRIAVSLDGPDAETHDAFRRVDGSFGWSMEIIAAAHRLGIPVQIHTTLCARTLPYMEQMADLAESLGAVVWAVFCLVPTGRGVDLDELTDDEYEQVFEWLAERSLTASWNLKLTEGYHYRRVLMQHQRAPIAGLGFQSADGIGRATRAVNAGNGFCFISHIGEICPSGFLPVVAGNVRSDSVVDVYRNHPVFQELRDPSLLKGKCGVCEFRAICGGSRSRAFARTGDYLESDTACAYEPQGIAPALD; from the coding sequence ATGAGTGGCGCTGCTGTGCTGCCGCAACGGCCGGTGCTGGCCGAGAGCAACTTCAACCGACAGCCGTTTGTTCTGGCGTGGGAGCTGACCCGGGCCTGCAATCTCGCCTGCGTCCACTGTCGCGCCGAGGCGCAGTTGCGCCGCGATCCGCGCGAGTTGCGCACCGAAGAGGCGCTGCGCGTCATCGACGATATCGCGCGCTTCGACGTCCCGCCTGTCCTGATCCTGACCGGCGGCGATCCGATGCGTCGCCCCGACCTGAACGACCTGATCCGCCACGCGACCGCGAGCGGTGTGCGCTGCACGCTGACTCCGGCCGGCACAGCGCTGACCAGCGAGCGCAAGCTGGCCGAGGCGCAAGAGGCTGGCCTGTCGCGCATCGCAGTCAGCCTGGACGGGCCGGACGCCGAAACCCATGATGCGTTTCGGCGCGTCGACGGCTCGTTCGGCTGGTCGATGGAGATCATCGCCGCCGCGCATCGGCTGGGAATCCCGGTCCAGATTCATACGACGCTTTGCGCACGGACATTGCCCTATATGGAGCAGATGGCCGACCTGGCCGAATCGCTCGGCGCGGTCGTCTGGGCGGTGTTCTGCCTGGTGCCGACCGGGCGCGGCGTCGATCTGGATGAGCTGACGGATGACGAATACGAGCAGGTCTTCGAGTGGCTCGCAGAACGGAGCCTGACCGCGTCGTGGAACCTGAAGCTGACTGAGGGCTATCACTACCGCCGGGTTCTGATGCAGCACCAGCGCGCACCGATCGCTGGCCTCGGCTTTCAGTCGGCGGATGGCATCGGTCGCGCGACGCGGGCGGTCAACGCCGGCAACGGGTTCTGCTTCATTTCGCATATCGGTGAAATCTGCCCGAGCGGCTTCCTGCCGGTCGTCGCCGGGAATGTGCGGTCCGACTCGGTTGTCGATGTCTACCGCAACCACCCCGTCTTCCAGGAGCTCCGCGACCCGTCGCTGCTGAAGGGCAAGTGCGGCGTCTGCGAGTTCCGCGCCATCTGCGGCGGCTCACGCTCGCGTGCCTTTGCCCGGACGGGCGACTATCTTGAGAGCGACACCGCGTGTGCGTATGAGCCGCAAGGAATCGCTCCGGCGCTGGATTGA